Proteins encoded in a region of the Pseudomonas syringae KCTC 12500 genome:
- a CDS encoding lipocalin-like domain-containing protein codes for MNSKWLMPLVLVGLLAACDDKPQPESGFAGLGNTADSYAQVTPGKVFSFPQDHGQHPGFRIEWWYITATLKDDAGQQFGVQWTLFRNALRPGQQTGSGWNDGTIWLGHAAATSSSGHYVAERYARGGIGQADVTLAPFSAWIDDWAFTSSVHSGDPLTAMQLKASGKDFRYDLNLTSSKPLVLQGEQGYSQKSEAGQASYYYSQPFFDAKGSVVIEGKTHQVTGKAWLDREWSSQPLTANQSGWDWFSLQLADGDRLMLYRIRHKNGAPYLTGNWISADGTTRMLHANEISLEPLKETSIGEHKVPTRWRVRVPDRNLDITTNALNPAAWMGVSIPYWEGPVKFSGSQEGVGYLEMTGY; via the coding sequence ATGAACAGTAAATGGCTGATGCCGCTGGTCCTCGTCGGGCTGCTCGCTGCCTGCGACGACAAACCACAACCTGAAAGCGGATTCGCCGGACTGGGCAATACCGCCGACAGTTACGCGCAGGTGACGCCGGGCAAGGTCTTTTCATTCCCGCAAGACCACGGCCAGCATCCCGGCTTTCGTATCGAGTGGTGGTACATCACCGCCACCCTCAAGGATGACGCGGGCCAGCAGTTCGGCGTGCAGTGGACGTTGTTTCGCAATGCCCTGCGCCCCGGCCAACAGACTGGCAGCGGCTGGAATGACGGCACGATCTGGCTGGGCCATGCGGCGGCAACCTCGAGCAGCGGCCACTATGTAGCAGAGCGTTACGCACGCGGCGGTATCGGTCAGGCCGACGTGACCCTGGCCCCCTTCTCGGCATGGATCGATGACTGGGCCTTTACCAGCAGTGTTCACAGCGGTGATCCACTGACTGCCATGCAGCTAAAGGCCAGCGGCAAGGACTTTCGCTACGACCTGAACCTGACATCCAGTAAACCGCTGGTGCTGCAGGGCGAACAGGGCTACAGCCAGAAATCGGAGGCGGGCCAGGCGTCTTACTACTACAGCCAGCCCTTCTTCGACGCCAAAGGCAGCGTGGTCATTGAGGGCAAAACACATCAGGTCACCGGTAAAGCGTGGCTGGACCGGGAATGGAGCAGCCAGCCACTGACCGCCAACCAGAGCGGCTGGGACTGGTTTTCGCTGCAACTGGCAGATGGCGATCGCCTGATGCTCTATCGCATCCGCCACAAGAACGGTGCCCCCTACCTGACCGGTAACTGGATCAGCGCCGACGGCACCACCCGGATGCTGCACGCCAACGAGATCAGCCTTGAGCCATTGAAAGAAACCTCGATCGGCGAGCATAAAGTGCCCACCCGCTGGAGAGTCAGGGTCCCCGACCGAAACCTGGACATCACCACCAACGCGCTGAACCCGGCCGCCTGGATGGGCGTGAGTATTCCCTACTGGGAGGGGCCGGTGAAGTTCAGCGGGAGCCAGGAAGGCGTGGGGTATCTGGAGATGACCGGGTATTGA
- a CDS encoding DUF4760 domain-containing protein produces the protein MDMCLALAELLAKEALRNVLLFCGVLTAIVSMYMVLATAKKKQTADLLFGCRLDEQLQLGNARIAAMHDAQSPMKDLLLSCTEADRKEKEAVKYVLNHWERVAVGIVQGIYHEEMLRQSNHSNVVSLYKKAKPFIDAVRYKEQKDTFYRHFEKMALSWDERPLKNLSTWPYFKKSA, from the coding sequence ATGGATATGTGTCTGGCTCTGGCCGAACTGCTGGCAAAAGAAGCGCTTCGCAATGTTCTTCTGTTCTGCGGAGTGCTCACTGCGATCGTTTCGATGTACATGGTGTTGGCGACTGCAAAGAAGAAACAGACCGCAGACCTGTTATTTGGGTGCCGGCTGGATGAGCAGCTACAGCTGGGTAACGCGCGCATTGCCGCCATGCATGATGCCCAGTCGCCGATGAAGGATTTGCTGTTGTCTTGCACCGAGGCTGATCGCAAGGAAAAGGAAGCGGTCAAGTACGTGCTTAACCATTGGGAGCGAGTGGCCGTCGGTATTGTTCAAGGGATCTACCACGAGGAAATGCTGCGGCAGTCCAACCATTCGAATGTCGTGAGCCTGTACAAGAAAGCTAAGCCCTTTATAGACGCGGTGCGTTACAAGGAGCAGAAGGACACGTTTTACAGACATTTTGAAAAAATGGCCTTGTCCTGGGATGAGCGTCCTCTGAAAAATCTGAGCACATGGCCCTATTTCAAAAAGTCAGCCTGA
- a CDS encoding N-acetylglutaminylglutamine amidotransferase, with the protein MCGLAGELRFDHQPADLAAVERITHELAPRGPDAWGFHSQGPVALGHRRLKIMDLSDGSAQPMIDSNLGLSLAFNGAIYNFPELRAELESLGYQFHSGGDTEVLLKGYHAWGADMLPKLNGMFAFAIWERDSKQLFIARDRLGVKPLYLSKTDKRLRFASSLPALLKGGDISGMLDPVALNHYLNFHAVVPAPRTLLAGVEKLPPASWMRIDASGKVEQKVWWTLPYGPHEDEKNLTLEDWRDRVLDSTREAVAIRQRAAVDVGVLLSGGVDSSMLVGLLREVGVEDLSTFSIGFQDAGGERGDEFQYSDLIAKHYGTRHHQLRIQEREIIEQLPAAFRAMSEPMVSHDCIAFYLLSREVSKHCKVVQSGQGADELFAGYHWYPQVDGASDPVAAYRDAFVDRSYAEYAETVQPKWRTANDAAGDFVRDHFAQPGASAAVDKALRLDSTVMLVDDPVKRVDNMTMAWGLEARTPFLDYRLVELSARIPGKFKLPDGGKQVLKEAARMVIPSEVIDRKKGYFPVPGLKHLQGDTLNWVRELLTDSSQDRGLFNPAMVDKLLTNPEGQLTPLRGSKLWQLAALNLWLSEQGL; encoded by the coding sequence ATGTGCGGATTAGCAGGTGAATTACGTTTCGACCATCAACCAGCGGACCTAGCCGCTGTTGAACGCATTACCCATGAGCTGGCGCCTCGCGGCCCGGATGCGTGGGGGTTTCATAGCCAGGGGCCTGTTGCCCTTGGTCATCGTCGCCTGAAAATCATGGACCTGTCGGACGGCTCGGCGCAGCCGATGATCGACAGCAATCTGGGCCTGTCCTTGGCCTTCAACGGCGCGATCTACAACTTCCCTGAATTGCGTGCCGAGTTGGAAAGCCTTGGCTATCAGTTCCATTCCGGCGGTGACACCGAAGTGTTGCTCAAGGGCTATCACGCATGGGGCGCAGACATGCTGCCCAAGCTCAACGGCATGTTCGCCTTTGCCATCTGGGAACGTGACAGCAAGCAGCTGTTCATCGCCCGTGACCGCCTCGGCGTCAAGCCGTTGTACCTGTCGAAAACCGACAAGCGCCTGCGCTTCGCATCCTCGCTGCCTGCCCTGCTCAAAGGTGGTGACATTAGCGGGATGCTTGATCCGGTGGCGCTCAACCATTACCTCAACTTCCATGCGGTGGTGCCTGCGCCGCGCACTTTGCTGGCCGGCGTCGAAAAACTTCCGCCAGCCAGCTGGATGCGTATCGACGCCAGCGGCAAGGTCGAACAGAAAGTCTGGTGGACGCTGCCCTACGGCCCGCACGAAGACGAGAAAAACCTCACCCTCGAAGACTGGCGCGACCGCGTACTGGACAGTACGCGTGAAGCGGTAGCGATCCGTCAGCGTGCTGCAGTGGACGTCGGTGTGCTGCTGTCCGGCGGCGTCGACTCGAGCATGCTGGTAGGTCTGCTGCGTGAAGTGGGTGTCGAGGACCTGTCGACCTTCTCCATCGGCTTCCAGGATGCCGGCGGCGAGCGTGGCGACGAATTTCAGTATTCCGACCTGATCGCCAAGCATTACGGCACGCGCCATCACCAGTTGCGTATTCAGGAACGCGAGATCATCGAGCAGTTGCCTGCGGCGTTCCGCGCCATGAGCGAGCCGATGGTCAGCCACGACTGCATCGCCTTCTACCTGCTGTCGCGTGAAGTGTCGAAACACTGCAAGGTGGTACAGAGCGGCCAAGGCGCCGATGAGCTGTTCGCCGGTTACCACTGGTACCCGCAAGTCGACGGCGCAAGCGATCCGGTTGCAGCCTACCGCGATGCATTTGTAGACCGCAGCTACGCAGAATACGCCGAGACTGTGCAGCCGAAGTGGCGCACTGCCAATGACGCCGCCGGTGATTTCGTTCGCGATCACTTTGCCCAGCCAGGCGCCAGCGCTGCCGTCGACAAGGCCTTGCGTCTGGACAGCACCGTGATGCTGGTCGATGACCCGGTCAAGCGTGTCGACAACATGACCATGGCCTGGGGCCTGGAAGCGCGCACACCGTTCCTTGACTATCGTCTGGTCGAACTGTCGGCTCGCATTCCGGGTAAATTCAAGCTGCCCGACGGTGGCAAACAGGTGCTGAAAGAAGCTGCGCGCATGGTCATTCCTTCGGAAGTGATCGATCGCAAAAAAGGCTACTTCCCGGTGCCTGGCCTCAAACACTTGCAGGGCGACACGCTTAACTGGGTGCGCGAGTTGCTGACCGACTCCAGTCAGGACCGCGGCCTGTTCAACCCTGCGATGGTCGACAAGCTGCTGACCAACCCCGAGGGCCAGCTCACGCCATTGCGCGGCTCCAAGCTGTGGCAACTGGCAGCGCTGAACCTTTGGCTCAGCGAACAGGGACTGTGA